One Arthrobacter sp. StoSoilB20 DNA segment encodes these proteins:
- a CDS encoding FAD-dependent monooxygenase — MAAVQRVGIVGAGAAGLTAAILLAGSGIDVEVLEKAAEPQTLGSGITLQGNALRILRDLGVWEQVQGKGYAFSTLGLRAPDPAGTVVAVLEDIRTGGDDLPATLGMYRPDLTEILRVRAEEAGARISYGKTVAEIADDGATVTVRTADGASAAYDLLIGADGLHSSVRSAIGIEEGPKPTGMGIWRAFVERPEDVVRTDLTYGGPCFIAGYCPTGPDTIYAYLVERAQERRHEDGPRVMSELAAAYGGPWNEIRANLDHSARINYTWFTSHLVDGPWNRGRTVIIGDAAHSCPPTVAQGAAMALEDAAVLAELMISADHLTETLWKEFTDRRLDRAAAVVRASVQLGQWMLDGVRDADVPGLINSLSTMLKEPA; from the coding sequence ATGGCAGCAGTACAGAGGGTTGGAATCGTTGGAGCGGGGGCCGCGGGCCTCACTGCTGCCATCCTCCTGGCCGGGTCAGGTATCGATGTGGAGGTTTTGGAGAAAGCGGCGGAGCCGCAAACCCTGGGCTCCGGCATTACGCTCCAGGGCAACGCCCTGCGGATCCTCCGGGACCTGGGCGTTTGGGAACAGGTACAGGGGAAAGGCTACGCATTCAGCACCCTTGGCCTGCGGGCTCCCGATCCCGCCGGCACTGTGGTGGCGGTACTGGAGGATATCCGCACCGGCGGTGACGACCTTCCCGCAACGCTTGGGATGTACCGGCCGGACCTGACCGAAATCCTCCGCGTCCGCGCCGAAGAAGCCGGGGCCCGGATCAGTTACGGCAAAACAGTCGCCGAAATAGCAGACGACGGCGCCACCGTCACCGTCCGCACTGCCGATGGCGCAAGCGCTGCCTACGATCTCCTCATAGGTGCCGACGGGCTTCATTCCTCCGTACGGTCAGCGATCGGGATCGAAGAGGGACCCAAGCCCACCGGTATGGGCATCTGGCGGGCTTTCGTTGAGCGGCCCGAAGACGTCGTCCGGACGGACCTGACCTACGGCGGCCCATGCTTCATTGCCGGCTATTGCCCCACCGGACCGGACACCATCTACGCCTACCTTGTGGAAAGAGCCCAGGAACGCAGGCATGAAGACGGCCCCAGGGTCATGTCCGAACTAGCGGCGGCCTACGGCGGTCCGTGGAACGAAATCCGCGCAAATCTGGACCACAGTGCCCGCATCAACTACACCTGGTTCACCTCGCATCTGGTCGACGGACCCTGGAACCGTGGCCGCACGGTGATCATCGGCGATGCCGCCCACAGCTGCCCGCCGACCGTCGCCCAAGGGGCAGCCATGGCATTGGAAGATGCCGCGGTCCTCGCCGAACTCATGATCTCAGCCGACCACCTCACCGAGACACTCTGGAAAGAATTCACGGACCGTCGTTTGGACAGGGCCGCCGCCGTAGTGCGGGCCTCCGTCCAGTTGGGCCAATGGATGCTGGACGGCGTCCGGGACGCAGATGTGCCCGGCCTCATTAACTCACTTTCGACCATGCTGAAGGAACCCGCGTGA
- a CDS encoding fumarylacetoacetate hydrolase family protein: MVKIARWNYDGGTHEGFIEDGNCFAMPAGRTVQHLLQAGLEEALSIAAATSRDVSPVALQKVQLLAPLLPGTIRDFVAFEEHVEGVRKSIDGVAGVVAEWYEAPTFYFTNPHTVTGTGEVIGIPAGCSELDFETEVAAVIGYVPGSEGKNLSAADAHRHIFGYTILNDWSARDLQRREMKVSLGPCKGKDFANTLGPWIVTADEFEHLHDEEGFLPLAMSVEVNGDAIGQDLLSNMGWPFAELVAYASQDSVVRPGDVLGSGTCGSGCLAELWGRNGSRTPAPLKTGDSVRMTVDGIGSIINTVGERREAVTRVPARSRPGTKARTGQEMRETVTNH; encoded by the coding sequence ATGGTAAAGATCGCCCGCTGGAACTACGACGGCGGTACTCACGAGGGATTCATCGAGGACGGCAACTGCTTTGCAATGCCCGCGGGACGGACCGTCCAGCACCTGCTGCAGGCGGGTCTGGAGGAGGCATTGTCAATTGCCGCGGCAACCAGCCGGGATGTATCTCCGGTTGCCTTGCAGAAGGTCCAGTTGCTGGCACCGCTGCTCCCTGGGACCATCCGGGATTTTGTGGCCTTCGAGGAACATGTTGAAGGGGTGCGCAAGAGCATTGATGGTGTGGCCGGCGTAGTTGCCGAATGGTACGAAGCCCCTACGTTCTATTTCACCAATCCGCATACAGTGACCGGGACGGGCGAGGTCATCGGCATTCCGGCAGGTTGCAGCGAGCTGGATTTTGAGACAGAAGTTGCGGCCGTCATTGGGTACGTACCGGGCAGTGAAGGGAAGAACCTGTCCGCAGCCGACGCGCACCGGCACATCTTCGGCTACACGATCCTCAATGATTGGTCGGCGCGAGATCTCCAGAGGCGGGAGATGAAGGTCAGCCTGGGGCCGTGCAAAGGGAAGGACTTCGCCAACACCCTCGGCCCGTGGATCGTGACGGCAGATGAATTCGAGCATTTGCATGACGAGGAGGGGTTCTTGCCCCTTGCCATGTCCGTTGAGGTCAACGGCGACGCCATTGGCCAGGACCTGCTCTCCAACATGGGGTGGCCCTTCGCTGAGCTTGTGGCCTATGCGTCCCAGGACTCCGTGGTCCGGCCAGGGGACGTCCTGGGCTCTGGAACCTGTGGCAGCGGTTGCCTGGCTGAGCTTTGGGGACGGAACGGCAGCAGGACTCCGGCGCCGTTGAAGACCGGGGACAGCGTAAGAATGACCGTGGACGGAATCGGCTCCATCATCAACACTGTGGGTGAGCGCCGCGAGGCCGTGACCAGGGTACCGGCCCGTTCCCGGCCCGGAACAAAAGCACGCACCGGCCAGGAAATGCGGGAGACTGTCACCAACCACTAA
- a CDS encoding amidohydrolase family protein, which translates to MNTAATNHQPILDVHAHVLIPALQQTVANADPEGFAALQALEVRRNGPESMANSGVMIKERWLQLTDLDRRLADMDAQGVDVQLVSPSPSHFYYFAGAGLALTLAKQANEAVRGLVQGAPDRLNGLGLVPLQHPDLMVEALEHAVIECGLRGVEIGSFAGTPGDPEHTTVELSDPRLEAFWSRAEELGALVFLHPFGCSLDERLDRFYLANTVSQPAENAVALSHLIFSGVLDRYPGLLILAAHGGGYLPTTIGRSDHAWKVRPEARRCAEPPSSYLQRIFFDSLVHNPRELAALVQAAGPGQVMLGSDYPFDMGSDDPVGEVHEAGLSEADASGILAGNAARLGLTAAAALTARPTA; encoded by the coding sequence GTGAACACCGCCGCAACCAATCACCAACCCATCCTCGACGTCCACGCCCACGTCCTCATCCCAGCCCTCCAACAAACCGTGGCGAACGCGGACCCCGAGGGTTTCGCAGCCCTGCAGGCACTGGAAGTGCGGAGGAACGGACCTGAGTCCATGGCGAACTCGGGCGTCATGATCAAGGAGAGGTGGCTCCAGCTCACCGACCTCGACAGGCGCCTGGCAGATATGGATGCCCAGGGGGTGGACGTCCAGCTCGTCTCTCCCTCGCCATCGCATTTCTATTACTTTGCCGGGGCCGGGCTTGCGCTGACGCTGGCCAAGCAGGCCAACGAGGCAGTACGCGGGCTGGTACAAGGGGCTCCGGACCGGTTGAACGGCTTGGGACTGGTGCCGTTGCAGCATCCGGACCTCATGGTTGAGGCCTTGGAACATGCAGTCATCGAATGCGGCCTGCGGGGCGTTGAAATTGGATCGTTTGCCGGCACGCCCGGCGATCCGGAGCACACCACCGTTGAGCTCTCGGATCCACGGCTGGAAGCCTTCTGGAGCCGGGCCGAGGAACTCGGCGCCCTCGTTTTCCTGCACCCGTTCGGCTGTTCCCTGGACGAGCGCCTGGACCGGTTCTACCTGGCCAACACCGTTTCCCAGCCTGCCGAGAACGCCGTGGCCCTTTCCCACCTCATTTTCAGCGGAGTACTGGACCGTTACCCGGGGCTTTTGATCCTTGCTGCCCACGGTGGGGGTTACCTTCCCACCACGATCGGCCGTTCCGACCATGCGTGGAAGGTACGTCCGGAGGCGCGGAGGTGCGCCGAACCGCCGTCGTCATATCTTCAGCGGATTTTCTTCGATTCCCTGGTTCACAATCCGCGCGAACTCGCCGCGCTCGTCCAGGCCGCAGGGCCCGGCCAAGTGATGCTCGGTTCCGACTACCCCTTTGACATGGGTTCGGATGACCCTGTTGGCGAGGTCCATGAGGCAGGTCTTTCCGAAGCAGATGCCTCAGGAATCCTTGCCGGGAACGCCGCCCGGCTCGGCCTTACTGCCGCCGCTGCCCTCACCGCCCGCCCCACCGCCTAA